One window of the Panulirus ornatus isolate Po-2019 chromosome 12, ASM3632096v1, whole genome shotgun sequence genome contains the following:
- the LOC139752192 gene encoding uncharacterized protein isoform X2, whose protein sequence is MKAVKGGERHIYAHVDTLSGKIQDQSNKKLEKLRKGSDDQPIVLENTKMKKIPLGVKSKHEVKTSATLQKKFVCHDRKYQMKVGNAQPYLLPESAAEVYGAPEIHSTLRVGEALIKAQEKKPNMLQLVKSKLDSPNTASKFKKQMTKQVNVPESRAVFQELVSVDISEEALATQMKDLLTLSTTWPHRKQHHHPLHQRGSARKQMKEGHIRSHSL, encoded by the exons atgaaggcTGTAAAAGGAGGAGAGAGGCACATTTATGCTCATGTGGATACCCTTAGTGGTAAAATCCAAGATCAAAGCAACAAAAAATTAGAGAAGTTACGGAAAGGATCAGATGATCAACCTATTGTATTAGAAAATACTAAGATGAAAAAGATCCCGCTTGGAGTGAAAAGCAAACATGAAGTTAAAACCAGTGCTACCCTGCAGAAAAAGTTTGTCTGCCATGATAGGAAATATCAGATGAAAGTTGGCAATGCTCAGCCATATTTGTTGCCAGAAAGTGCAGCAGAAGTTTATGGAGCCCCTGAAATCCATTCTACTTTACGAGTTGGTGAAGCTTTGATAAAGGCCCAAGAAAAGAAGCCAAATATGCTGCAACTTGTGAAAAGCAAGTTAGACTCCCCCAATACTGCTTCAAAGTTTAAAAAACAG ATGACAAAGCAAGTTAATGTACCTGAATCAAGAGCAGTTTTCCAAGAGCTTGTGTCTGTTGACATCAGTGAAGAAGCATTAGCTACTCAGATGAAGGATTTGCTCACCTTAAG caccacctggccccacaggaaacagcatcaccacccactgcatcagcgaggtagtgccaggaaacagatgaaagaaggccacatccgctcacacagtctctag
- the LOC139752192 gene encoding uncharacterized protein isoform X1 yields the protein MKAVKGGERHIYAHVDTLSGKIQDQSNKKLEKLRKGSDDQPIVLENTKMKKIPLGVKSKHEVKTSATLQKKFVCHDRKYQMKVGNAQPYLLPESAAEVYGAPEIHSTLRVGEALIKAQEKKPNMLQLVKSKLDSPNTASKFKKQMTKQVNVPESRAVFQELVSVDISEEALATQMKDLLTLRAAAVQPPSRPLDPRPQFSDIFDPEEYIQTAACVTTTKVHPCFSSVRPQSVQRKELFPLYDELLGTD from the exons atgaaggcTGTAAAAGGAGGAGAGAGGCACATTTATGCTCATGTGGATACCCTTAGTGGTAAAATCCAAGATCAAAGCAACAAAAAATTAGAGAAGTTACGGAAAGGATCAGATGATCAACCTATTGTATTAGAAAATACTAAGATGAAAAAGATCCCGCTTGGAGTGAAAAGCAAACATGAAGTTAAAACCAGTGCTACCCTGCAGAAAAAGTTTGTCTGCCATGATAGGAAATATCAGATGAAAGTTGGCAATGCTCAGCCATATTTGTTGCCAGAAAGTGCAGCAGAAGTTTATGGAGCCCCTGAAATCCATTCTACTTTACGAGTTGGTGAAGCTTTGATAAAGGCCCAAGAAAAGAAGCCAAATATGCTGCAACTTGTGAAAAGCAAGTTAGACTCCCCCAATACTGCTTCAAAGTTTAAAAAACAG ATGACAAAGCAAGTTAATGTACCTGAATCAAGAGCAGTTTTCCAAGAGCTTGTGTCTGTTGACATCAGTGAAGAAGCATTAGCTACTCAGATGAAGGATTTGCTCACCTTAAG GGCAGCAGCAGTGCAACCACCATCCAGGCCACTGGATCCTCGACCACAATTCAGTGATATTTTTGACCCTGAAGAATACATACAGACTGCAGCTTGTGTCACCACCACAAAAGTCCACCCCTGTTTCAGCAGTGTCAGGCCACAATCTGTGCAGAGGAAAGAGCTCTTTCCATTGTATGACGAGTTGCTGGGTACAGATTAA